The following proteins are encoded in a genomic region of Natrarchaeobius halalkaliphilus:
- a CDS encoding helix-turn-helix domain-containing protein: MAQATLTVTLPEQVWVQQISTRYPDATFRVLAAVPDAKTGFALVRIAGPAVREIVTDIENHSQILELSIVQWSDEEATIHFETTAPLLLFSSRASGMPIELPVEIRDGRATLEVAGSRDRLAELAGQLEQFGLQYRIESVSERLHDGQLLSDRQLEVVAAAVEVGYYDTPRRSSLTELANHLDIAKSTCSETLHRAEEAIVKRFLEDVPGLEDDDSLEEQLAPS, encoded by the coding sequence ATGGCCCAGGCGACACTCACGGTCACGCTGCCAGAGCAGGTGTGGGTTCAACAGATCTCTACGCGATATCCGGACGCGACGTTTCGAGTGCTGGCTGCCGTCCCGGACGCCAAGACCGGCTTCGCGCTCGTCCGGATCGCTGGACCCGCCGTTCGAGAGATCGTCACCGACATCGAGAATCACTCACAGATTCTGGAACTGTCGATCGTTCAGTGGAGTGACGAGGAAGCGACGATCCACTTCGAGACGACGGCTCCCCTGCTTTTATTCTCCTCGCGGGCGTCGGGAATGCCGATCGAACTTCCGGTCGAGATTCGCGACGGGCGAGCGACGCTCGAGGTGGCCGGCTCGCGAGACCGTCTCGCGGAACTCGCCGGACAGCTCGAGCAGTTCGGGCTCCAGTACCGCATCGAGAGCGTGAGCGAACGACTTCACGACGGCCAACTCCTCTCGGACCGACAGCTCGAGGTCGTCGCCGCCGCCGTCGAGGTCGGCTACTACGATACTCCCCGCCGCTCGTCGCTTACGGAACTCGCCAACCATCTCGACATCGCAAAATCGACCTGCAGTGAGACTCTCCACCGGGCCGAGGAAGCGATCGTCAAGCGCTTCCTCGAGGACGTTCCCGGACTCGAGGATGACGATTCGCTCGAAGAACAGCTCGCACCGAGCTGA